A genomic stretch from Streptomyces venezuelae ATCC 10712 includes:
- a CDS encoding Gfo/Idh/MocA family protein has product MNTARTPLPVVLAGARGHGRSHLLNIRRLEERGLVRLAGVCELRPLDAAELDGVGDPEQSADLPALLASTGARIAVLSTPIQTHTDMTLTAARHGAHVLLEKPPAPSYAEFRRMTEGVEAAGVACQIGFQSLGSHAVPAIRRMVEEGAIGELLGVGAAGAWVRDEAYFRRAPWAGHRRLDGADVVDGALTNPLAHAVATALTLAGCSRAEDVEHIETELLHAHAIESDDTSAVRVVTSAGTQVTVAATLCAERSSEPYVIVHGTRGRITFWYRQDRVLVQRAGHGPVETEYGRTDLLENLVGHVTDGEPLWVPPAATGAFMRVVEAVRTAADPLDIPAAHWHTAPGESAPRRVVDGVDALVDASADGLRLFSELGAPWARSTRIEAR; this is encoded by the coding sequence ATGAACACCGCACGGACACCCCTGCCGGTCGTCCTCGCCGGCGCCCGCGGCCACGGCCGCAGCCACCTCCTCAACATCCGCCGCCTCGAAGAACGGGGCCTCGTCCGGCTCGCCGGGGTGTGCGAGCTGCGCCCGCTCGACGCGGCCGAACTCGACGGCGTCGGAGACCCCGAGCAGTCCGCCGACCTCCCGGCGCTGCTCGCCTCCACCGGCGCCCGGATCGCCGTGCTCAGCACCCCCATCCAGACCCACACCGACATGACGCTCACCGCCGCACGGCACGGGGCGCACGTCCTCCTGGAGAAGCCGCCCGCCCCGTCGTACGCGGAGTTCCGCAGGATGACCGAAGGCGTCGAGGCGGCCGGAGTGGCCTGCCAGATCGGTTTCCAGTCGCTGGGCTCGCACGCGGTGCCCGCGATCCGCCGGATGGTCGAGGAGGGTGCCATCGGCGAACTCCTCGGCGTCGGCGCGGCCGGGGCCTGGGTCCGTGACGAGGCCTACTTCCGGCGCGCCCCCTGGGCGGGCCACCGGCGGCTCGACGGGGCCGACGTCGTCGACGGGGCCCTCACCAACCCCCTCGCGCACGCCGTGGCCACGGCGCTGACGCTGGCCGGCTGTTCCCGGGCCGAGGACGTCGAGCACATCGAGACCGAGCTGCTGCACGCCCACGCCATCGAGTCCGACGACACCTCCGCGGTACGGGTGGTGACCTCGGCCGGGACCCAGGTCACCGTGGCGGCGACGCTCTGCGCCGAGCGGTCCTCGGAGCCGTACGTGATCGTCCACGGCACCCGGGGGCGGATCACCTTCTGGTACCGGCAGGACCGGGTGCTCGTCCAGCGGGCCGGGCACGGCCCGGTGGAGACCGAGTACGGCCGCACGGACCTCCTGGAGAACCTCGTCGGCCACGTCACGGACGGCGAGCCGCTGTGGGTGCCGCCGGCGGCGACCGGCGCGTTCATGCGGGTCGTCGAGGCGGTACGGACGGCCGCCGACCCGCTGGACATCCCCGCCGCGCACTGGCACACCGCGCCCGGCGAGAGCGCCCCGCGCAGGGTCGTCGACGGCGTCGACGCCCTGGTGGACGCCAGCGCCGACGGACTCAGGTTGTTCTCCGAACTCGGCGCCCCCTGGGCCCGGTCGACCCGGATCGAGGCCCGATGA
- a CDS encoding carbohydrate ABC transporter permease → MTAESTLSPAPADVTPPRQAQPPDRTPPPAARVRRRAWDEVPRWQIYLPLGIYLLFTLVPFYWILLFAVRPAGSTSLLPWPMTTAHFEKVWNERSFGVFFQNSLLIGVAVLISTTVVALAGGYALARFDFRIKKGFMLALLCSQFVPGALLLVPLFQIFAELRMINSLGSVIIAETVFQLPLSMILISGFIRNVPYSLEEAAWVDGCNRFSAFRIVVLPLLRPGLVAVGSFAFVHAWNHFLFALMFLSSQDKQTIPVGLNTLMGADSVDLGALAAGGVIAAVPVVVVFGFIQKWLVTGFSAGAVKG, encoded by the coding sequence ATGACCGCCGAGTCCACCCTGAGCCCGGCCCCGGCCGACGTGACCCCGCCGCGGCAGGCGCAGCCGCCCGACCGGACCCCGCCCCCCGCCGCCCGCGTCCGCCGCCGGGCCTGGGACGAGGTGCCCCGCTGGCAGATCTACCTGCCCCTCGGGATCTACCTCCTCTTCACCCTCGTCCCCTTCTACTGGATCCTGCTCTTCGCCGTCCGCCCGGCCGGCTCCACCTCGCTGCTGCCCTGGCCGATGACCACCGCGCACTTCGAGAAGGTCTGGAACGAGCGCAGCTTCGGCGTCTTCTTCCAGAACAGCCTGCTCATCGGGGTGGCGGTGCTGATCAGCACCACCGTCGTCGCGCTGGCCGGCGGATACGCGCTGGCCCGCTTCGACTTCAGGATCAAGAAGGGCTTCATGCTGGCCCTGCTCTGCTCGCAGTTCGTGCCGGGCGCCCTGCTCCTCGTCCCGCTGTTCCAGATCTTCGCCGAGCTGCGGATGATCAACTCCCTCGGCAGCGTGATCATCGCCGAGACCGTCTTCCAGCTCCCGCTGTCGATGATCCTCATCAGCGGCTTCATCAGGAACGTGCCGTACTCCCTCGAAGAGGCGGCCTGGGTCGACGGCTGCAACCGCTTCTCCGCCTTCCGGATCGTCGTCCTCCCGCTGCTGCGCCCCGGGCTCGTCGCCGTCGGCTCCTTCGCCTTCGTCCACGCCTGGAACCACTTCCTCTTCGCCCTGATGTTCCTCAGCAGCCAGGACAAGCAGACCATCCCGGTCGGCCTCAACACCCTCATGGGCGCCGACAGCGTCGACCTCGGAGCGCTCGCCGCGGGCGGCGTCATCGCCGCCGTCCCCGTCGTCGTCGTCTTCGGCTTCATCCAGAAGTGGCTGGTCACCGGATTCAGCGCCGGGGCGGTGAAGGGATGA
- a CDS encoding carbohydrate ABC transporter permease, with product MASAVTPPPQAVTSRGRRRTGATPRRLPYLLIAPAGLLMLGFIAYPVLSVFYYSLQNYNPTKPWRNGFAGLDNFTRIFTDDPRFWGTLTFSLKWVVVEVTLQLLFGLALALIVNQTFVGRALGRALVFSPWAVSGVLTSAIWVLLYNSQTGISRYLADLGIGTYGTSWLSDTATVFPAAIVADLWRGVPFFAILILADLQSVPKDLYEAAEVDGAGRVRQFVHITLPHIRDAIVLSTLLRAVWEFNNVDLLYTLTGGGPAGETTTLPLYIAHTSVDAHNFGYASALTTVAFVILLFCSMVYLRLSKFGGDAT from the coding sequence ATGGCCTCAGCTGTGACCCCACCGCCCCAAGCCGTCACGTCACGGGGGCGCCGCCGCACGGGCGCCACGCCCCGCCGGCTGCCGTACCTGCTGATCGCCCCCGCCGGACTGCTGATGCTGGGCTTCATCGCCTACCCCGTGCTCAGCGTCTTCTACTACAGCCTCCAGAACTACAACCCCACCAAGCCCTGGCGGAACGGCTTCGCGGGCCTGGACAACTTCACCCGGATCTTCACGGACGACCCGCGGTTCTGGGGCACGCTGACCTTCAGCCTCAAATGGGTCGTGGTCGAGGTGACGCTCCAGCTCCTCTTCGGACTCGCGCTCGCCCTCATCGTGAACCAGACCTTCGTGGGCCGCGCCCTGGGCCGTGCCCTGGTCTTCTCGCCCTGGGCCGTGTCGGGCGTCCTCACCTCCGCCATCTGGGTGCTGCTCTACAACTCCCAGACCGGCATCAGCCGTTACCTCGCGGACCTGGGCATCGGCACGTACGGCACGTCCTGGCTCTCGGACACCGCGACCGTGTTCCCGGCCGCGATCGTCGCCGACCTCTGGCGCGGAGTGCCCTTCTTCGCCATCCTCATCCTGGCCGACCTCCAGTCCGTACCGAAGGACCTGTACGAGGCGGCCGAGGTCGACGGGGCGGGCCGGGTCCGGCAGTTCGTCCACATCACGCTGCCCCACATCCGGGACGCGATCGTCCTCTCCACACTGCTGCGCGCGGTCTGGGAGTTCAACAACGTCGACCTGCTCTACACGCTGACCGGCGGCGGACCCGCGGGCGAGACCACCACCCTGCCGCTCTACATCGCGCACACCAGCGTCGACGCCCACAACTTCGGATACGCCTCCGCCCTCACCACGGTGGCGTTCGTGATCCTTCTCTTCTGCTCCATGGTCTATCTGCGCCTGAGCAAGTTCGGAGGCGACGCCACATGA
- the araD gene encoding L-arabinonate dehydratase: MSGTDPERTPRRPEDLRSHQWYGTDGLRSFSHRARTRQLGYLPEEHLGKPVIAILNTWSDINPCHVHLRDRAQAVKRGVWQAGGFPLEFPVSTLSETFQKPTPMLYRNLLALETEELLRSYPVDGAVLMGGCDKTTPALLMGAASVDLPTVFVPAGPMLPGHWRGEVLGSGTDMWKYWDEKRAGNLGDCEMAELESGLARSPGHCMTMGTASTLTAAAETLGVTVPGASSVPAVDSGHDRMAAASGLRIVELVRQDLRLSRILTQEAYEDAVAAVLALGGSTNAVIHLIAMAGRSGVKLTLDDFDRIARTVPVLANLRPGGRFLMEDFHFAGGMPGFLSRLTDVLHLDRPTVAHATLREQLAGALVHDEEVIRDRARPLAAEGGVAVLRGNLCPDGAVIKHIAAEPQLLRHTGPAVVFDDYRSMQRTIDDPALGITPEHVLVLRGAGPKGGPGMPEYGMLPIPRYLLEQGVRDMVRISDARMSGTSYGACVLHVAPESHVGGPLALVRTGDTITLDVAARSLHLHVTDEELDRRRAAWTPPPARYERGYGALYMEQISQADTGCDFEFLARPGATPDPYAG, encoded by the coding sequence ATGAGCGGGACCGACCCGGAGCGCACGCCGCGGAGGCCCGAGGACCTCCGGAGTCACCAGTGGTACGGCACCGACGGGCTCCGCTCCTTCAGCCATCGCGCCCGCACCCGGCAGCTCGGCTACCTCCCCGAGGAGCACCTCGGCAAGCCGGTGATCGCGATCCTCAACACCTGGTCCGACATCAACCCCTGCCACGTCCATCTGCGCGACCGCGCGCAGGCGGTGAAGCGGGGCGTGTGGCAGGCCGGCGGCTTCCCGCTGGAGTTCCCGGTCTCCACCCTGTCGGAGACCTTCCAGAAGCCGACCCCGATGCTCTACCGCAATCTGCTCGCCCTGGAGACGGAGGAGCTGCTGCGCTCGTACCCGGTGGACGGCGCGGTGCTGATGGGCGGCTGCGACAAGACCACCCCGGCGCTCCTGATGGGCGCGGCCTCCGTCGACCTGCCGACCGTGTTCGTCCCGGCGGGGCCGATGCTGCCGGGGCACTGGCGGGGTGAGGTCCTCGGCTCCGGTACGGACATGTGGAAGTACTGGGACGAGAAGCGGGCCGGGAACCTCGGCGACTGCGAGATGGCCGAGCTGGAGAGTGGCCTGGCCCGCTCGCCGGGCCACTGCATGACGATGGGCACGGCGTCGACGCTGACCGCCGCCGCGGAGACGCTGGGCGTGACCGTGCCGGGCGCCTCCTCGGTCCCGGCGGTGGACTCGGGGCACGACCGGATGGCGGCGGCCTCGGGGCTGCGGATCGTGGAGCTGGTGCGGCAGGACCTGCGGCTGTCGCGGATCCTGACGCAGGAGGCGTACGAGGACGCGGTCGCCGCCGTCCTGGCGCTCGGCGGTTCGACCAACGCGGTCATCCATCTGATCGCGATGGCGGGGCGCTCGGGCGTGAAGCTGACGCTCGACGACTTCGACCGGATCGCGCGGACCGTCCCGGTGCTCGCGAACCTGCGGCCGGGCGGGCGGTTCCTGATGGAGGACTTCCACTTCGCCGGCGGGATGCCGGGGTTCCTGTCACGGCTCACCGACGTGCTGCACCTGGACCGCCCGACGGTCGCCCACGCCACGCTGCGGGAGCAGCTGGCCGGCGCGCTCGTCCACGACGAGGAGGTGATCCGGGACCGTGCGAGGCCGCTGGCCGCCGAGGGCGGGGTGGCGGTCCTGCGCGGCAACCTCTGTCCGGACGGCGCGGTGATCAAGCACATCGCGGCCGAGCCGCAGCTGCTGCGGCACACCGGCCCGGCCGTCGTCTTCGACGACTACCGGTCGATGCAGCGGACCATCGACGACCCGGCGCTCGGCATCACGCCCGAGCACGTGCTCGTGCTGCGCGGCGCGGGCCCGAAGGGCGGTCCCGGGATGCCGGAGTACGGCATGCTGCCGATCCCCCGGTACCTCCTGGAGCAGGGGGTCCGGGACATGGTGCGGATCTCCGACGCCCGGATGAGCGGGACGAGTTACGGGGCGTGCGTGCTGCACGTGGCGCCCGAGTCCCATGTCGGCGGACCCCTTGCCCTCGTCCGCACGGGCGATACGATCACCCTCGACGTCGCGGCACGCTCCCTCCACCTGCACGTCACGGACGAGGAGCTGGACCGCCGCCGGGCCGCCTGGACACCGCCGCCGGCCCGGTACGAGCGCGGCTACGGCGCGCTCTACATGGAGCAGATCTCCCAGGCCGACACGGGCTGCGACTTCGAGTTCCTGGCCAGGCCGGGCGCCACTCCCGATCCGTACGCGGGCTGA
- a CDS encoding dihydrodipicolinate synthase family protein — translation MSGQHVSMEFETMRTALADVVAIPVTPFAEDGTVDTATHRALLRRLLDGGVRTLTPNGNTGEFYALTPEERRALTEITVEEAGERAAVLVGVGHDVPTAVGAARHARAAGAHMVMVHQPVHPYVSESGWVDYHRAIAEAVPELGVVPYIRNPRLGGDRLAELAADCPNVIGVKYAVPDAARFAGFARDAGLDRFVWVAGLAEPYAPAYFASGATGFTSGLVNVSPALSLEMLGALRAGDYPGAMKVWERIRRFEELRAANASADNVTVVKEALASLGLCRRDIRPPSRELPESERAEVATIAAGWPI, via the coding sequence ATGAGCGGGCAACACGTGAGCATGGAATTCGAGACGATGAGGACCGCCCTCGCCGACGTCGTGGCCATCCCGGTCACCCCGTTCGCCGAGGACGGCACCGTGGACACCGCCACCCACCGCGCGCTGCTGCGCCGGCTCCTCGACGGCGGGGTCCGCACCCTCACCCCCAACGGCAACACCGGCGAGTTCTACGCCCTCACCCCCGAGGAGCGCCGGGCCCTCACCGAGATCACCGTCGAGGAGGCCGGCGAGCGCGCCGCGGTCCTCGTCGGCGTCGGCCACGACGTGCCGACGGCCGTCGGAGCCGCACGGCACGCCCGCGCCGCCGGCGCCCACATGGTGATGGTCCACCAGCCCGTCCATCCGTACGTCTCCGAGAGCGGCTGGGTCGACTACCACCGGGCCATCGCCGAAGCCGTCCCCGAGCTCGGGGTCGTCCCCTACATCCGCAACCCGCGGCTCGGCGGTGACCGGCTCGCCGAGCTCGCCGCCGACTGCCCCAACGTCATCGGCGTGAAGTACGCGGTCCCCGACGCGGCCCGGTTCGCCGGCTTCGCCCGGGACGCGGGCCTCGACCGCTTCGTCTGGGTGGCGGGCCTCGCCGAGCCGTACGCCCCCGCCTACTTCGCGAGCGGCGCCACCGGCTTCACCTCCGGTCTGGTCAACGTCTCCCCCGCGCTCTCCCTGGAGATGCTGGGCGCCCTGCGGGCCGGCGACTACCCGGGCGCCATGAAGGTCTGGGAGCGCATCCGCCGCTTCGAGGAGCTGCGCGCCGCCAATGCCAGTGCCGACAACGTGACCGTGGTCAAGGAAGCCCTCGCCTCACTGGGCCTGTGCCGCCGTGACATCCGGCCGCCGAGCCGTGAACTCCCCGAGAGCGAGCGGGCCGAGGTCGCCACGATCGCCGCGGGATGGCCGATATGA
- a CDS encoding GntR family transcriptional regulator: MAFAPSPIPSRTQYVLEAIKHDILTGGLRPGQALVEAELAARFGVSKTPVREALKTLAGSGLVVMNQYKGVTVRMVDADMARAVYDVRLLLEPEAVRRAVASGAPLDEAREALERAAGAEDPAERSLANRAFHRALYLPCGNPLLGRMLDEVRDQAALVSTVAWAAVPSWEREAAEHQEILRLAAAGDVEGVGRAVHEHIASFVERAFPQSPLISE, translated from the coding sequence ATGGCCTTCGCCCCCAGCCCCATCCCCTCCCGCACCCAGTACGTGCTCGAAGCGATCAAGCACGACATCCTCACCGGAGGGCTCAGACCCGGCCAGGCACTCGTCGAGGCCGAACTCGCCGCGCGCTTCGGGGTGTCCAAGACCCCGGTCCGCGAGGCGCTCAAGACCCTCGCGGGCAGCGGGCTCGTGGTGATGAACCAGTACAAGGGCGTCACCGTCCGGATGGTCGACGCCGACATGGCCCGCGCCGTCTACGACGTACGCCTCCTCCTGGAGCCCGAGGCGGTGCGCCGCGCCGTCGCGTCCGGCGCCCCGCTCGACGAGGCGCGGGAGGCACTGGAGCGGGCCGCCGGGGCCGAGGACCCGGCCGAACGGTCCCTGGCCAACCGGGCGTTCCACCGGGCGCTCTACCTGCCCTGCGGCAACCCGCTGCTCGGCCGGATGCTCGACGAGGTCCGCGACCAGGCCGCGCTGGTCTCCACCGTCGCCTGGGCGGCCGTCCCCTCCTGGGAGCGCGAGGCCGCCGAGCACCAGGAGATCCTGCGGCTCGCCGCCGCCGGCGACGTCGAAGGCGTCGGCCGCGCGGTCCACGAGCACATCGCGTCCTTCGTCGAGCGTGCCTTCCCCCAGTCACCCCTGATCAGCGAATGA
- the yicI gene encoding alpha-xylosidase → MKFTDGFWLMREGVHASYATEVRDLRPEADRFTAYASVKRVENRGDTLNSALLTVECHAPAEGVIGVRVTHHAGRAHRGPDFTLDAPEPGAGTVRLDGPLVELASGPLRLYLDRSAPWTLEFRDAGGRTLTEAGRKGTAFVTTPDGAHHMAVQLALGVGEQIYGLGERFTPFVKNGQSVDIWQADGGTSSEQAYKNVPFYLSSRGYGVFVNHPGRVSFEVGSEAVGQVQFSVEDQTVEYFVVAGPTPKDVLARYTALTGRPALPPPWSFGLWLTTSFTTPYDEATVTSFVDGMAERDIPLSVFHFDCFWMREYQWSDFRWDPGTFPDPEGMLARLKARGLHVGLWINPYIAQKSPLFEEARERGHLLLRPCGDVWQWDLWQPGMALVDFTSAEARAWYQDRLRPLLAQGVDCFKTDFGERVPTDVVWHDGSDPERMHNYYAQLYNRTVFDLLEKERGTGEAVLFARSATAGGQRFPVHWGGDCWASFEAMAESLRGGLSLSLSGFGFWSHDIGGFEGTPEPEVFTRWLAFGLLSSHSRLHGSDSYRVPWEFGEEAVRVARRFTRLKHRLMPYLYGAAVEAHRTGVPVMRPMLLEFPDDPACRTLDRQYMLGPDLLVAPVMTAGGEVEVYLPAGDWTHLLTGETVTGPGWRRETHALDSLPLYVRPGAVLPLGADASRPDGDWADGLTLLVAPGGAAGTTTTVTVPEHAGATAAVYEVTRTPEGPKATATGTERPYTVRVLGPDAGSAARVLGPDAG, encoded by the coding sequence ATGAAGTTCACCGACGGCTTCTGGCTGATGCGCGAGGGCGTCCACGCCTCGTACGCCACCGAAGTCCGCGACCTGCGCCCGGAAGCCGACCGCTTCACCGCGTACGCCTCCGTCAAGCGGGTGGAGAACCGTGGCGACACCCTGAACTCGGCCCTCCTGACCGTGGAGTGCCACGCCCCCGCCGAGGGCGTCATCGGGGTGCGCGTCACCCACCACGCCGGAAGGGCCCACCGGGGACCGGACTTCACGCTCGACGCCCCGGAACCCGGCGCCGGCACGGTCCGCCTCGACGGCCCCCTCGTCGAACTCGCCTCGGGACCGCTCCGGCTCTACCTCGACCGCTCGGCGCCCTGGACCCTGGAGTTCCGCGACGCCGGAGGCCGCACCCTCACGGAGGCCGGCCGGAAGGGCACCGCGTTCGTCACCACCCCCGACGGCGCCCACCACATGGCCGTCCAGCTCGCCCTCGGCGTCGGCGAGCAGATCTACGGCCTTGGCGAGCGCTTCACCCCCTTCGTGAAGAACGGCCAGAGCGTCGACATCTGGCAGGCCGACGGCGGCACCAGCAGCGAACAGGCCTACAAGAACGTGCCGTTCTACCTCTCCTCGCGCGGCTACGGCGTCTTCGTCAACCACCCGGGCCGGGTCTCCTTCGAGGTCGGCTCGGAGGCCGTCGGCCAGGTCCAGTTCAGCGTCGAGGACCAGACCGTCGAGTACTTCGTCGTCGCGGGCCCGACACCCAAGGACGTCCTCGCCCGCTACACCGCGCTCACCGGCCGCCCCGCCCTGCCGCCGCCCTGGTCCTTCGGCCTCTGGCTGACCACCTCCTTCACCACCCCGTACGACGAGGCGACCGTCACCTCCTTCGTCGACGGCATGGCCGAGCGGGACATCCCGCTCTCCGTCTTCCACTTCGACTGCTTCTGGATGCGCGAGTACCAGTGGTCGGACTTCCGCTGGGACCCCGGGACCTTCCCCGACCCCGAGGGCATGCTCGCCCGGCTCAAGGCCCGCGGCCTGCACGTCGGCCTGTGGATCAACCCGTACATCGCCCAGAAGTCCCCCCTCTTCGAGGAGGCCAGGGAGCGCGGCCACCTCCTCCTGCGGCCCTGCGGCGACGTCTGGCAGTGGGACCTGTGGCAGCCCGGCATGGCCCTCGTCGACTTCACCAGCGCCGAGGCCAGGGCCTGGTACCAGGACCGGTTGCGGCCGCTGCTCGCCCAGGGCGTCGACTGCTTCAAGACCGACTTCGGGGAGCGCGTCCCCACCGACGTCGTCTGGCACGACGGCTCGGACCCCGAGCGGATGCACAACTACTACGCCCAGCTCTACAACCGGACCGTCTTCGACCTCCTGGAGAAGGAGCGCGGCACCGGCGAGGCCGTGCTCTTCGCCCGCTCCGCAACCGCCGGCGGCCAGCGGTTCCCCGTCCACTGGGGCGGCGACTGCTGGGCCTCCTTCGAGGCCATGGCCGAGTCCCTGCGCGGCGGCCTCTCGCTCTCGCTGAGCGGCTTCGGCTTCTGGAGCCACGACATCGGGGGCTTCGAGGGCACGCCCGAGCCGGAGGTCTTCACGCGCTGGCTCGCCTTTGGGCTGCTCTCCTCGCACAGCAGGCTGCACGGCAGCGACTCGTACCGGGTGCCGTGGGAGTTCGGCGAGGAGGCCGTGCGGGTCGCCCGCCGCTTCACCCGCCTCAAGCACCGGCTGATGCCGTACCTGTACGGGGCGGCCGTCGAGGCCCACCGGACCGGGGTGCCCGTGATGCGGCCGATGCTCCTGGAGTTCCCCGACGACCCGGCCTGCCGGACCCTCGACCGGCAGTACATGCTCGGACCCGACCTCCTGGTGGCGCCGGTCATGACCGCCGGCGGCGAGGTCGAGGTGTACCTCCCGGCGGGCGACTGGACCCACCTCCTGACGGGCGAGACCGTCACCGGCCCCGGCTGGCGCCGCGAGACCCACGCCCTCGACAGCCTCCCGCTGTACGTACGCCCCGGCGCCGTCCTCCCCCTCGGCGCCGACGCCTCCCGCCCGGACGGCGACTGGGCGGACGGCCTGACGCTGCTGGTGGCCCCGGGCGGCGCGGCCGGCACGACGACCACGGTCACCGTCCCGGAACACGCGGGCGCGACGGCCGCGGTCTACGAGGTGACCCGCACGCCGGAGGGCCCGAAGGCGACCGCGACCGGCACGGAACGGCCGTACACGGTCCGGGTCCTGGGGCCGGACGCGGGCTCCGCGGCCCGGGTCCTCGGCCCGGACGCGGGGTGA
- a CDS encoding pyridoxamine 5'-phosphate oxidase family protein produces the protein MASASADARPYLVPLAFYWDGADIWLCTRLTNPTGRNLAASGRTRLALGHTRDVVLLDGEVTTLAVDAVPTEAIEGFAAKCGWDPRNSGPAYVWFRVRPTDVEAWLEEPEMAGRHLMRDGVWLV, from the coding sequence TTGGCCTCCGCGAGCGCCGACGCCCGCCCGTACCTCGTCCCGCTGGCCTTTTATTGGGACGGCGCGGACATCTGGCTGTGCACCCGGCTGACGAACCCCACCGGCCGCAACCTCGCCGCATCCGGCCGGACCCGGCTGGCGCTCGGGCACACCCGGGACGTGGTGCTGCTCGACGGCGAGGTGACGACCCTCGCCGTCGACGCGGTCCCGACGGAGGCGATCGAGGGCTTCGCCGCGAAGTGCGGCTGGGACCCCCGGAATTCGGGCCCCGCGTACGTCTGGTTCCGGGTCCGTCCCACCGACGTGGAGGCCTGGCTGGAGGAGCCCGAAATGGCCGGCCGCCACCTGATGCGGGACGGCGTCTGGCTGGTCTGA